The Bicyclus anynana chromosome Z, ilBicAnyn1.1, whole genome shotgun sequence genome window below encodes:
- the LOC112048655 gene encoding syntaxin-6: MTLEDPFYVVKDEVFRALNKTRGLYLRWQEISKAPAPPNSPEVEWTSTELRNALRSIEWDLEDLEDTISIVEKNSSKFKIDNKEICDRRSFIEITKQEVKVMKSKMSLNRHRDNDGTAREPLLGEESPVHFSNTWTATPKYSKYSKLASQTDSPGRFDAYDADIMSMQEKMLLSQDEQLHVIGSSVGSLKTVSKQIGIELDEQAVMLDDLNTELENADSKLDSTLKKVARVLHMNNDRRQWTAICILLVILVIIIILFIIM, encoded by the exons aTGACTTTGGAAGACCCGTTTTACGTCGTCAAAGA TGAGGTGTTCAGAGCACTGAACAAGACGCGCGGGCTCTACCTGCGTTGGCAAGAGATTTCAAAGGCCCCTGCCCCACCCAACAGTCCAGAAGTAGAATGGACTTCCACCGAGCTGCGGAATGCCCTGCGTAGTATTGAGTGGGACTTGGAAGACCTTGAAGATACTATAA GCATAGTTGAAAAAAACTCGTCCAAATTTAAGATTGACAATAAAGAAATTTGTGATCGTCGTAGCTTCATAGAAATAACCAAACAAGAAGTGAAG GTGATGAAAAGCAAAATGAGTCTGAACAGGCATCGCGACAACGACGGAACCGCAAGGGAGCCGCTTCTAGGGGAAGAAAGCCCCGTGCACTTCAGCAATACATGGACAGCCACGCCCAAGTACTCCAAATACTCTAAACTGGCGAGTCAGACCGACAGCCCTGGCCGCTTCGATGCCTACGATGCTGACATCATGTCCATGCAGGAGAAAATGCTGTTGAGCCAAGACGAACAGCTGCACGTCATCGGCAGCTCCGTCGGCTCCTTGAAGACTGTGTCCAAACAAATCGGCATAGAGTTGGACGAACAAGCTGT GATGTTGGATGACCTAAACACTGAATTGGAAAACGCTGATTCAAAGTTGGATTCAACACTCAAGAAAGTCGCTAGAGTTCTTCACATGAACAATG ATCGGAGGCAGTGGACGGCGATATGCATACTGCTCGTTATTTTAGtgattatcataattttattcattatcatgTAA